In Phormidium yuhuli AB48, one genomic interval encodes:
- a CDS encoding sulfotransferase domain-containing protein — translation MPDFLIIGAQKGGTTSALHYLSQHPQIEVAPQKEVHYFDLNYSQGLSWYQQQFPNPNPDILRGEASPYYILHPDVPRRVAADFPHIKLIALLRNPVERAISHYHHAIKEGLETLPLEDAIAQEPIRLAGEAQKLQDDPNYHSYAYQHHSYLIRGEYLNQLQRWWAHFPKQQLLILHSDDLYQQPQATLNRMLTFLNLPELPLTQFPTLNSGNYSHVSESIQQQLRERFRPHNQRLFAALNQNWGW, via the coding sequence ATGCCCGACTTTCTCATCATAGGTGCCCAAAAAGGCGGAACCACCTCCGCCCTGCATTACCTCAGTCAACATCCCCAAATCGAAGTAGCCCCTCAAAAAGAAGTCCATTACTTCGACCTCAACTATAGCCAGGGACTGTCCTGGTATCAGCAGCAATTCCCCAACCCCAACCCAGATATCCTAAGAGGAGAAGCCAGTCCCTACTATATTCTCCATCCCGACGTCCCCCGTCGCGTCGCCGCTGACTTTCCCCACATTAAACTCATTGCCCTCCTACGCAACCCCGTTGAGCGGGCTATCTCCCACTACCACCATGCCATCAAAGAAGGCCTCGAAACCCTCCCCCTAGAAGACGCCATCGCCCAGGAACCCATCCGCCTGGCCGGAGAAGCCCAAAAACTGCAAGACGACCCCAACTATCACAGCTACGCCTACCAACACCACAGCTATCTAATCCGGGGCGAGTACCTCAACCAACTGCAACGCTGGTGGGCCCACTTCCCCAAACAGCAACTCCTGATTCTCCATAGCGACGACCTCTATCAGCAGCCCCAAGCCACCCTAAACCGGATGCTAACCTTTCTCAACCTACCGGAATTGCCCCTAACCCAGTTCCCCACTCTCAACAGCGGGAACTATTCTCACGTCAGCGAGTCTATCCAACAGCAGTTACGGGAGAGATTTCGACCCCATAACCAGCGCCTGTTTGCCGCCCTCAACCAAAACTGGGGTTGGTGA
- a CDS encoding glycosyltransferase family 4 protein → MRVLFLHPNFPAQFRHVATILGRDPNNQVVFGTKNERPEWKIPGVKKALFTPSRDPRPETHHYVRPLESAVLHGQAVYRTMLALKSQGFVPDLVYGHSGWGPTLFVKDVFPESKLMCYFEWFYWAHGSDADFDPADPLSPDDEAKIRVKNAPILMDLYSCDWGLSPTKWQKSQFPHEFQRKMTAMHDGVDTEFFKPNPGAKLVLPNIDLSGADEIVTYVSRGMEPYRGFPEFIESIAYLQEKRPNCHVVIVASERVCYGKSLPNGQTYKEQMLAKVPLDMSRVHFVGTLPYGQYLKVLQASDAHIYLTRPFVLSWSMIESMSAGCVVVGSDTAPVREVIRDGDNGFLVDFFSPKQIADRVHDILEHPTRMAHIRENARKTVLENYAHSVLLPRHIELMKEVAQGNLPEPQPIASIPERSLVVSG, encoded by the coding sequence ATGCGTGTCCTATTCCTCCATCCGAACTTTCCTGCCCAGTTCCGTCATGTCGCCACAATCCTAGGGCGAGATCCCAATAATCAAGTCGTCTTTGGGACCAAAAACGAACGCCCAGAATGGAAAATTCCCGGCGTAAAGAAAGCCCTCTTTACCCCCAGTCGTGACCCTCGGCCGGAAACCCATCACTATGTCCGGCCCCTGGAAAGTGCGGTTCTTCATGGACAGGCGGTGTACCGTACCATGTTGGCGCTAAAAAGTCAAGGCTTTGTTCCCGATTTAGTCTATGGTCACTCCGGCTGGGGACCCACACTCTTTGTCAAAGATGTCTTCCCCGAGAGCAAATTAATGTGCTACTTCGAGTGGTTCTACTGGGCCCATGGTTCCGATGCTGATTTTGACCCCGCTGACCCCCTCAGTCCCGATGACGAGGCGAAAATCCGCGTCAAAAATGCCCCGATTTTGATGGATTTATACTCCTGCGATTGGGGACTCTCCCCCACCAAATGGCAGAAGTCCCAATTTCCCCATGAATTTCAGCGTAAAATGACCGCCATGCACGATGGGGTGGATACGGAGTTCTTTAAACCCAATCCTGGGGCGAAGTTGGTCTTACCCAACATTGACTTGTCTGGGGCCGATGAGATTGTGACCTATGTTTCCCGAGGGATGGAACCCTATCGTGGCTTCCCAGAGTTTATTGAGTCCATCGCCTATCTGCAAGAAAAACGCCCCAACTGTCATGTGGTGATTGTGGCCTCGGAACGAGTCTGTTACGGGAAATCTCTCCCCAATGGACAAACCTATAAGGAACAGATGTTGGCTAAAGTTCCTCTGGATATGTCGCGGGTGCATTTCGTGGGAACCTTGCCCTATGGTCAATATCTGAAGGTGTTGCAAGCGTCCGATGCCCATATTTATCTGACTCGTCCCTTTGTCTTATCTTGGTCGATGATTGAGTCCATGTCCGCCGGTTGTGTGGTGGTTGGATCGGATACTGCGCCCGTTCGGGAGGTGATTCGCGATGGTGACAATGGCTTCTTGGTGGACTTCTTCTCACCTAAGCAAATCGCCGATCGCGTCCATGACATCTTAGAACATCCGACTCGCATGGCCCATATTCGCGAGAATGCCCGTAAGACGGTGTTGGAAAACTACGCTCACTCGGTTCTGCTTCCTCGTCATATTGAGTTGATGAAAGAGGTGGCCCAGGGGAATTTACCGGAACCACAACCCATCGCCTCGATTCCTGAACGCAGCTTAGTTGTCAGTGGTTAG
- a CDS encoding tetratricopeptide repeat protein, producing the protein MSVSVATAIASHQTGEVERAEELYRQILAENPQEAAALHGLGMIAYQQQQYERAIEQIEQAIALDQSHAAYHNTLGMAYRAQGHLDKSLAAYRQGLLLDPDSNALQGNFTRAWLEYVDRDRPAALNHLVQLGRAYHRLGNFSQAKQLYGRVLEYDADQADALQGLGTLAYQHQDHSQAVTLLQRAIALNPNAASYHHNLGAVYQAQGQLAAATAAYRRAVELNANLEAPRKQLNQLLEHLRQKDVETWKQEMFKLAQCFQEQENYRQAVFLYQKILEVDSQSAAAHYHLGRIAYHHHQSYQAMVDLEKAVKLDPNNAEYHHGFGLACLQHSVPQMALEQFKKALELDPENQEYQQQFNETIEYFLHYYHECAQWHYNLEEYQEAATIDFQAGNFVKEHTGRLQTAQRYYRQSLDLCPNYAEVHLTLAEIYLEEKNFSQALLCARKAIQGKPDSAEAYKALGNAFLGQKNGNAAMNAYQRAIAIKPDFAEVYSNVASIYFFQNQNHEALQLYQKALSYNQELPGIHWNLGKVYERMGKVDETIQCWQRALELDPNFGGGISYQHLAGKYYAKGQKEEAVKLFHKAIELQPDLTESYWALCEVYNTKNQAAARAVSLKFCENVTGKDRIMALLAAMKAHLNSGVSEVAIAKFNEVEPLIYNAIQQYPLTYNEVVRLYLNLAFDMPHVRDDVAKNAKLSKTLAQLYLKYLEAKANSEKHAEIPIRPRPNPGHPLRIGFLSKHFRRHSVGWLSVDIIEALSQITPHIFLYVTGDMGRDELTERFENAAEKFSRPEGAQAKLILQEIAQDNLDVLIDMDSVTVMPNTEVFYSSPAHVCLTWLGFDAPYITPKNYYLGDWQTHPAGVEEHYIEQIVRLPDSFAATAGLPIRQVDREVLRRSMRVAPNQVAFLCVATGNKFCPELVEAQIKILAQVPDSLLFYKGRVGDLLAIEEIYQNECRRQGVRTNRIRVLPRTQTEEEHRLIYQFADVLIDSYPYSGATHVVEALWFNMPVVALVSQQSFGRQAYSLMKAAGSDLGVAWTWQEYIDWGVRMGRDEGLRQQMRSQLEQGKQPDSLAPLWNPRKFAADMYNIFKDLVAQRAAG; encoded by the coding sequence ATGAGTGTTAGTGTAGCGACGGCGATCGCGTCCCACCAGACGGGAGAGGTGGAACGTGCGGAAGAGTTATATCGGCAAATTTTGGCAGAGAATCCCCAGGAGGCGGCGGCCTTACATGGATTGGGGATGATTGCTTATCAACAGCAACAGTACGAGCGCGCCATTGAACAGATTGAACAGGCGATCGCCCTGGATCAGAGTCACGCCGCTTATCACAATACCTTGGGCATGGCCTATCGCGCCCAGGGCCATCTCGATAAAAGTTTAGCCGCCTATCGTCAGGGACTTCTATTAGACCCCGACAGCAATGCCCTCCAGGGCAATTTTACCCGGGCCTGGCTGGAGTATGTCGATCGCGATCGCCCCGCCGCCCTCAATCACCTGGTTCAACTCGGACGGGCCTATCACCGACTGGGGAACTTCTCCCAGGCCAAACAACTCTATGGACGAGTTCTAGAGTATGATGCCGATCAGGCCGATGCCCTCCAGGGACTGGGAACCCTCGCCTATCAACACCAAGACCATTCTCAAGCAGTAACCCTCCTGCAACGGGCGATCGCCCTCAATCCCAACGCCGCCAGTTATCATCACAATCTCGGGGCCGTCTATCAGGCCCAAGGCCAACTGGCCGCCGCCACCGCCGCCTACCGACGGGCCGTTGAACTCAACGCCAACCTAGAGGCCCCCCGCAAACAACTGAACCAGCTTCTAGAACATCTGCGTCAGAAAGACGTAGAAACCTGGAAGCAAGAAATGTTTAAGTTGGCTCAATGTTTTCAAGAGCAAGAAAACTATCGCCAAGCCGTATTTCTCTACCAAAAAATCCTAGAAGTTGACAGTCAATCTGCGGCTGCTCATTACCATCTTGGACGCATTGCCTATCATCATCACCAAAGCTATCAAGCGATGGTGGACTTGGAAAAAGCTGTTAAACTAGACCCAAACAATGCCGAATATCATCATGGCTTTGGCTTAGCTTGCCTCCAACATAGCGTGCCGCAGATGGCATTAGAACAGTTTAAAAAAGCCCTGGAACTTGACCCAGAAAACCAAGAGTATCAACAGCAATTCAACGAAACCATTGAGTATTTTCTGCATTATTACCACGAATGCGCCCAATGGCATTACAACTTAGAAGAATATCAAGAAGCCGCCACCATTGATTTTCAAGCGGGTAACTTCGTTAAAGAACACACAGGACGCTTACAAACCGCCCAACGTTATTATCGTCAGTCCCTGGACCTTTGCCCCAACTATGCCGAGGTTCATCTAACCCTGGCGGAAATCTATTTAGAAGAGAAAAACTTTAGCCAGGCCCTTCTCTGTGCCCGCAAAGCTATTCAAGGGAAACCGGACTCCGCCGAAGCCTACAAAGCCCTTGGGAACGCCTTTTTAGGGCAAAAAAATGGCAATGCGGCGATGAACGCCTATCAACGGGCGATCGCCATTAAACCCGACTTCGCCGAAGTCTATTCCAACGTTGCCAGCATCTATTTCTTCCAGAACCAAAACCACGAAGCCCTACAACTCTATCAAAAAGCCCTCTCCTATAACCAAGAACTCCCCGGCATTCATTGGAATCTTGGGAAAGTGTACGAACGGATGGGGAAAGTGGATGAAACCATCCAATGTTGGCAACGGGCCTTAGAACTTGACCCCAACTTTGGCGGGGGTATCTCCTATCAGCACTTAGCAGGCAAATACTACGCCAAAGGTCAAAAAGAAGAAGCCGTTAAACTCTTCCATAAAGCCATTGAACTCCAGCCGGACTTAACAGAATCCTACTGGGCCCTCTGTGAAGTCTATAACACCAAAAACCAAGCCGCTGCCCGGGCCGTTTCCCTAAAATTCTGTGAGAACGTCACCGGGAAAGACCGAATTATGGCCCTGTTGGCGGCGATGAAAGCTCACCTAAACTCCGGGGTGAGTGAGGTGGCGATCGCCAAATTCAATGAAGTTGAACCCCTCATCTACAATGCGATTCAGCAATACCCCCTCACCTACAACGAAGTGGTGCGCCTCTATCTCAACCTGGCCTTTGATATGCCCCACGTCCGCGATGACGTCGCTAAAAACGCCAAACTCTCCAAAACCTTAGCCCAACTCTATCTCAAATACCTCGAAGCCAAAGCCAACAGCGAGAAACACGCCGAAATTCCCATTCGTCCTCGCCCCAATCCTGGCCATCCCCTGCGTATTGGCTTCCTCTCCAAACATTTCCGCCGTCACTCCGTCGGTTGGCTGAGTGTGGACATCATCGAGGCCCTGAGTCAAATCACCCCCCATATCTTCCTCTACGTCACCGGGGATATGGGCCGAGATGAACTCACCGAACGCTTCGAGAACGCCGCCGAGAAATTTAGCCGTCCCGAGGGGGCCCAGGCGAAACTGATTTTGCAAGAAATTGCCCAGGATAACCTAGATGTCCTCATCGACATGGACTCAGTAACAGTGATGCCTAATACTGAAGTCTTCTATAGCAGTCCGGCCCATGTCTGTCTCACCTGGCTCGGCTTCGATGCCCCCTATATTACGCCCAAAAACTACTACCTGGGAGATTGGCAAACTCACCCCGCCGGCGTTGAGGAACATTACATCGAACAAATCGTGCGCCTCCCCGACTCCTTCGCCGCCACCGCCGGACTTCCCATTCGTCAAGTCGATCGCGAGGTGTTGCGCCGTTCCATGCGGGTGGCCCCCAATCAGGTGGCTTTTCTCTGTGTGGCTACGGGGAATAAGTTCTGTCCGGAGTTAGTGGAAGCCCAAATTAAGATTTTGGCCCAGGTTCCCGATAGCCTCCTCTTCTATAAAGGCCGGGTGGGGGATTTGTTGGCTATTGAAGAAATCTATCAAAATGAATGTCGCCGTCAGGGAGTGCGGACGAATCGCATCCGGGTTCTCCCCCGAACTCAGACGGAAGAAGAACATCGCCTGATTTATCAGTTCGCTGATGTCTTGATTGATTCCTATCCCTATAGTGGCGCCACTCACGTCGTGGAAGCCCTCTGGTTTAATATGCCAGTGGTGGCGTTGGTGTCGCAACAGTCCTTCGGCCGTCAGGCCTACTCCCTCATGAAAGCCGCTGGAAGCGATTTAGGGGTGGCTTGGACTTGGCAGGAGTATATTGATTGGGGCGTGCGTATGGGCCGAGATGAAGGCTTACGCCAACAGATGCGATCGCAACTCGAACAAGGGAAACAGCCGGATAGCCTGGCCCCCCTCTGGAATCCCCGTAAGTTTGCGGCGGATATGTATAACATCTTCAAGGACTTGGTGGCCCAACGGGCCGCTGGCTAG
- a CDS encoding tetratricopeptide repeat protein has product MGTHTLLALTALLAPEGRLEPPVLPMLPSLDNPSLETVDSNRALEMAMATPEMSLPESQSQPQFIFADVSGVEEHSRTGLFSQYLTLYQALLMILALSPLAVLVTFGVIRHRVLERLVADVRCKLGKLGDLEKQLDHSSRKADRLLEELERAILQAHQQARSQVDGLTQEMEVQMDQLHQVERIRNECLHQLQLAVLEADEAKDQKLAEIQKISPRAILQSMKPELRQKIDRVSQRLAAIQAIQEANRTIPLAAGGNAVAKPETPSQPTPTPISNRATAESPPLGGQLTPLSLPEHASLPERLVYYEALLTRQPHHRQAWLDYAEALLESRRWTDAIAAYEEAIALDNQDADTWLRHGTLLYRTGRYAQAVESFDQVIEHQNPEEAGGRDRLVEAWFGRGNSCGRLQRYPDAIDSYERTVELNPDKYEAWYNRGNTFSKLQRFDDALENYEQALKIQPKSPEIWHNRGAILNRMQNFSEAIASYNQAVMLQPDKFEAWYNLGNVLSNVKRYPEAIAAYEKAGNINPDRYEVWYNHAATLVKLEEYQRAIVSYEKVTQLKPNHFESWYNLGILLEKMERYDQALDCFDAAIELQPQSYPAWYASGTTLQKLQRHEEALNAYERAIKLKPEQSEAWYNRGQLLSLLNQHQEAVRSLGKAFQIQNSLLQATAM; this is encoded by the coding sequence ATGGGGACTCATACGTTACTTGCACTCACTGCTTTATTGGCACCGGAGGGTCGTCTCGAACCGCCGGTGTTACCGATGCTACCCTCGTTGGATAATCCATCCTTAGAAACCGTTGACTCGAATCGGGCCCTGGAGATGGCCATGGCCACTCCTGAGATGAGTCTCCCAGAATCCCAGTCTCAGCCGCAATTTATTTTTGCCGATGTCTCTGGGGTGGAGGAACACTCCCGAACGGGCCTTTTTAGTCAATATTTGACCTTGTATCAGGCCCTCTTGATGATTTTGGCCCTGTCTCCCTTGGCCGTGTTGGTGACGTTTGGCGTGATTCGCCATCGGGTTTTGGAACGGTTGGTGGCCGATGTACGCTGTAAGTTAGGTAAGTTGGGGGATTTGGAGAAGCAGTTAGATCACTCCAGTCGTAAAGCCGATCGCCTCTTGGAAGAACTCGAACGGGCCATCCTTCAGGCCCACCAACAGGCGCGATCGCAGGTGGATGGCTTAACTCAGGAAATGGAAGTGCAGATGGATCAACTCCATCAAGTCGAACGCATCCGCAATGAATGTTTGCATCAGTTACAGCTGGCGGTGTTGGAGGCCGATGAGGCGAAGGATCAGAAGTTAGCGGAAATTCAGAAAATTAGCCCCCGCGCCATTCTACAGTCCATGAAGCCGGAGTTACGGCAAAAAATTGACCGGGTATCCCAGCGACTGGCGGCAATTCAGGCGATTCAGGAAGCCAATCGAACCATTCCCCTCGCCGCTGGGGGGAACGCCGTCGCTAAACCGGAAACCCCATCCCAGCCAACCCCAACCCCCATTTCTAACAGGGCCACAGCTGAATCTCCCCCCCTTGGGGGACAACTGACACCCCTCTCGTTGCCTGAACACGCCTCGCTTCCAGAACGGTTAGTCTATTATGAGGCCCTGCTAACTCGGCAACCTCATCATCGTCAGGCTTGGTTGGACTATGCCGAGGCCTTACTGGAAAGCCGACGATGGACCGATGCGATCGCCGCCTATGAGGAAGCGATCGCCCTGGATAATCAGGATGCGGATACCTGGTTACGTCATGGGACTCTACTGTACCGCACTGGCCGTTATGCCCAGGCGGTGGAGAGTTTTGATCAGGTCATTGAACATCAGAACCCTGAGGAAGCCGGGGGCCGCGATCGCCTGGTGGAAGCCTGGTTTGGCCGAGGCAACAGTTGCGGCCGCTTACAACGCTATCCTGATGCCATTGACAGTTATGAGCGTACCGTAGAGTTGAACCCCGATAAATATGAAGCCTGGTACAACCGGGGTAATACCTTCAGCAAGCTACAACGGTTCGATGACGCCCTGGAAAACTATGAACAGGCCCTGAAGATTCAACCCAAGAGTCCCGAGATTTGGCATAATCGCGGTGCTATTCTCAATCGGATGCAGAACTTTTCTGAGGCGATCGCCTCCTATAATCAGGCGGTGATGTTGCAACCGGATAAGTTTGAGGCTTGGTACAACTTGGGTAATGTTCTCAGTAACGTGAAACGCTACCCAGAGGCGATCGCCGCCTATGAGAAAGCTGGAAACATCAACCCAGACCGCTATGAAGTTTGGTACAATCATGCGGCAACCTTGGTCAAACTAGAGGAGTACCAGCGGGCGATCGTCTCCTATGAGAAAGTCACCCAACTCAAACCCAATCATTTTGAATCTTGGTACAACTTGGGCATCTTACTCGAAAAAATGGAACGCTACGACCAAGCCCTCGACTGTTTCGATGCCGCCATTGAACTGCAACCACAATCCTATCCAGCCTGGTACGCCAGCGGCACGACTCTACAAAAACTTCAGCGTCATGAAGAAGCTCTTAATGCCTATGAA